The genomic DNA CATGATCGAAGCGTTCCTTCCCGAGCAGGTTGGGCGTAACGAGCGATTGGAGAGGATAGCCCAAGTTGTGGACTGGGAAAAGATGGGAAAGCTGGTGTCAGATATC from SAR202 cluster bacterium includes the following:
- a CDS encoding IS5/IS1182 family transposase — its product is MHRNMGNPSMIEAFLPEQVGRNERLERIAQVVDWEKMGKLVSDI